One genomic region from Granulimonas faecalis encodes:
- the atpA gene encoding F0F1 ATP synthase subunit alpha, with product MTAAIDTQDVSRVVEIGDGVARVSGLRSAMAGELLDFTSALTGEHVFGLAQNLDEDEVGAVLFGNVEAIREGDECRTTGRVMDIPVGPAMLGRVVNPLGEAIDGLGPMETVARRPVEFKAPGIMARTPVCEPVQTGLMAIDAMIPVGRGQRELIIGDRKTGKTSIAVDTIINQADSDMVCIYVAIGQKASTVATIRQTLESHGVLDKTIIVAATASDSAPLQYIAPMAGAAIGEYFMYNGADGKPANEDNPGRAVLVVYDDLSKQAVAYRQMSLTLHRPPGREAYPGDIFYLHSRLLERACKLDAAHGSGSLTALPIIETQEGDVSAYIPTNVISITDGQIYLQSNLFLQGQRPAVDVGISVSRVGGGAQIKAMKQVAGNLRLDLASYAELQSFSQFGSDLDRSTQAQLNRGAHMTELLRQKRFAALDVADQVAVIFAGNNNFLDDIPLDEVLAFRDGFVDYMKSSRVALRQKICEGRISDETAEELKGACRTFKKQFVAGRKAARRGADREQLEEDAIESAGVATTLEGSAASVAEED from the coding sequence ATGACGGCTGCCATCGACACCCAGGATGTGTCAAGGGTGGTCGAGATCGGCGACGGTGTGGCCCGCGTGAGCGGCCTGCGCAGCGCCATGGCCGGCGAGCTGCTGGACTTCACCAGCGCCCTCACCGGCGAGCATGTCTTCGGCCTGGCCCAGAACCTCGACGAGGACGAGGTCGGCGCGGTGCTCTTCGGCAACGTGGAGGCCATCCGCGAGGGCGACGAGTGCCGCACCACCGGCCGCGTCATGGACATCCCCGTGGGGCCGGCCATGCTCGGCCGTGTGGTGAACCCCCTCGGCGAGGCCATCGACGGCCTCGGTCCCATGGAGACCGTCGCCCGCCGTCCCGTGGAGTTCAAGGCCCCCGGCATCATGGCCCGCACCCCCGTGTGCGAGCCGGTGCAGACGGGCCTCATGGCCATCGATGCCATGATCCCTGTGGGCCGAGGCCAGCGTGAGCTCATCATCGGTGACCGCAAGACCGGCAAGACTTCCATCGCCGTCGACACCATCATCAACCAGGCCGACAGCGACATGGTCTGCATCTACGTCGCCATCGGCCAGAAGGCCTCCACGGTGGCCACCATCCGCCAGACCCTGGAGAGCCACGGGGTCCTCGACAAGACCATCATCGTGGCCGCCACCGCCTCCGACTCGGCGCCGCTGCAGTACATCGCGCCGATGGCCGGTGCCGCCATCGGCGAGTACTTCATGTACAACGGCGCCGACGGCAAGCCCGCCAACGAGGACAACCCCGGCCGCGCCGTGCTCGTGGTCTACGACGACCTCTCCAAGCAGGCCGTGGCCTACCGCCAGATGTCCCTGACGCTGCACCGTCCGCCCGGACGCGAGGCCTACCCCGGCGACATCTTCTACCTGCATTCCCGTCTGCTGGAGCGCGCCTGCAAGCTCGATGCCGCCCACGGCTCCGGATCGCTCACGGCGCTCCCCATCATCGAGACCCAGGAGGGCGACGTCTCCGCGTACATCCCCACCAACGTGATCTCGATCACCGACGGCCAGATCTACCTGCAGTCCAACCTGTTCCTCCAGGGCCAGCGCCCCGCAGTCGACGTGGGCATCTCCGTGTCCCGCGTGGGCGGCGGCGCCCAGATCAAGGCCATGAAGCAGGTGGCCGGCAACCTACGTCTCGACCTGGCCAGCTACGCCGAGCTCCAGAGCTTCTCGCAGTTCGGCAGCGATCTCGACCGCTCCACCCAGGCCCAGCTCAACCGCGGTGCCCACATGACCGAGCTCCTGCGTCAGAAGCGCTTCGCCGCCCTCGACGTCGCCGACCAGGTGGCCGTGATCTTCGCGGGCAACAACAACTTCCTCGACGACATCCCCCTGGACGAGGTCCTCGCCTTCCGTGACGGGTTCGTCGACTACATGAAGTCGAGCCGTGTGGCCCTGCGCCAGAAGATCTGCGAGGGGCGCATCTCCGACGAGACCGCCGAGGAGCTCAAGGGGGCTTGCCGCACCTTCAAGAAGCAGTTCGTGGCCGGACGCAAGGCGGCCAGGCGCGGTGCCGATCGCGAGCAGCTCGAGGAGGACGCCATCGAGTCCGCCGGCGTCGCCACGACGCTTGAGGGCTCCGCCGCCTCCGTGGCAGAGGAAGACTAA
- the atpG gene encoding ATP synthase F1 subunit gamma, producing MANLRDIKRRIRSVTSTKQITHTMEMVSTTKIMRALQRAADGAPYKDAMTTMLASVAAAGDTDEQPLLQEHSGLRRALIICVASDRGLAGGFNVQVERAVERRIRERAEQGIEVELICCGTKPTEYFSSRGRKPILSFSGISAEPTLVEANQIASYVMDGFVSGRLDHVEICYQHARSRVEQVLTIEELLPVTRETLRLPNAPREQEALSAVEAQASDFEFDPAPAEVLGYLIPSYVRTVIYHALIDSAAAEHGARRRAMQAATENATEIISTLSREYNRIRQSSITTELNEIVGGAAALEEK from the coding sequence ATGGCCAACCTTCGCGACATCAAGCGACGCATCCGCTCGGTCACCAGCACCAAGCAGATCACCCATACCATGGAGATGGTCTCCACCACCAAGATCATGCGGGCCCTGCAGCGCGCCGCCGACGGTGCTCCCTACAAGGACGCCATGACCACCATGCTCGCCAGCGTGGCGGCGGCCGGCGACACCGACGAGCAGCCCCTGCTCCAGGAGCACAGCGGCCTTCGTCGGGCCCTCATCATCTGCGTGGCCTCCGACCGAGGTCTGGCCGGTGGGTTCAACGTGCAGGTGGAGCGGGCCGTGGAGCGGCGTATCCGCGAGCGTGCCGAACAGGGGATCGAGGTGGAGCTGATCTGCTGCGGCACGAAGCCAACGGAGTACTTCTCCTCCCGCGGCCGCAAGCCCATCCTGTCGTTCTCCGGTATCTCGGCCGAGCCCACCCTGGTGGAGGCCAACCAGATCGCTAGCTATGTCATGGACGGCTTCGTGTCCGGGCGCCTGGACCACGTGGAGATCTGCTACCAGCATGCCAGGAGCCGCGTGGAGCAGGTGCTCACCATCGAGGAGCTGCTCCCCGTGACCCGCGAGACCCTGCGCCTCCCCAACGCCCCCCGCGAGCAGGAGGCCCTTTCGGCGGTCGAGGCCCAGGCGAGCGACTTCGAGTTCGACCCCGCCCCCGCCGAGGTCCTGGGCTACCTCATCCCCAGCTACGTCAGAACCGTCATCTATCACGCCCTCATCGACTCCGCCGCCGCAGAGCACGGTGCACGCCGCCGGGCCATGCAGGCGGCCACCGAGAACGCGACCGAGATCATCTCGACGCTGAGCCGCGAGTACAACCGCATCCGCCAGAGCTCCATCACCACCGAGCTCAACGAGATCGTCGGCGGAGCAGCCGCATTGGAGGAGAAGTAA
- the atpD gene encoding F0F1 ATP synthase subunit beta produces the protein MAEATKLSSLDLDKVLKTSIKHESDAEKGVIVRIVGPVVDVKFEEHIPAIYTALVVDADTPFGHIHTVLEVESQLPGGIVRTVAMSSTDGMQRGLHVIDTGRPMEMPVGDATLGRVWNVLGEPVDGKGMPDDVQYYPIHHAAPRFDDLTTSVEIFETGIKAIDLLEPYIRGGKTGLFGGAGVGKTVLIQELINNLAMEHGGTSVFTGVGERTREGTDLYLEMSESGVIDRTCLVYGQMNEPPGARLRVALAGLTEAEYFRDQGQDVLLFIDNIFRFSQAGSEVSALLGRMPSAVGYQPTLATEMGDLQERIASTKEGSITSVQAVYVPADDLTDPAPATTFTHLDSTTVLSRSISDLGIYPAIDPLGSSSDALDATVVGEEHYRVAMAVQEALQAYSDLQDIIAILGMDELSEDQRKTVQRARKIQQFLSQSFHVAEQFTGNPGTYVHVADTVRSFAAIVDGDCDDIPEQCFRYAGTIDEVRKRYEKLLKDGQA, from the coding sequence ATGGCAGAAGCGACCAAGCTCTCGTCGCTCGATCTGGACAAGGTCCTCAAGACCTCGATCAAGCACGAGTCCGACGCCGAGAAGGGCGTCATCGTCCGCATCGTGGGCCCCGTGGTCGACGTCAAGTTCGAGGAGCACATCCCGGCCATCTACACGGCCCTCGTCGTCGATGCCGATACTCCCTTCGGCCACATTCACACGGTGCTCGAGGTGGAGAGCCAGCTGCCGGGCGGCATCGTGCGCACCGTGGCCATGAGCTCCACCGACGGCATGCAGCGCGGCCTCCACGTCATCGACACCGGCAGGCCCATGGAGATGCCCGTCGGCGACGCCACCCTGGGCCGCGTGTGGAACGTGCTCGGCGAGCCCGTGGACGGCAAGGGCATGCCCGACGACGTCCAGTACTACCCCATCCACCATGCCGCCCCGCGCTTCGACGACCTCACCACCTCGGTGGAGATCTTCGAGACCGGCATTAAAGCCATCGACCTGCTCGAGCCCTACATCCGCGGCGGCAAGACCGGCCTGTTCGGCGGCGCCGGCGTGGGCAAGACGGTACTCATCCAGGAACTCATCAACAACCTCGCCATGGAGCATGGTGGCACCTCGGTGTTCACCGGCGTCGGCGAGCGCACCCGCGAGGGCACCGACCTCTACCTCGAGATGAGCGAGTCGGGCGTCATCGACCGCACCTGCCTGGTCTACGGCCAGATGAACGAGCCGCCGGGAGCTCGCCTGCGCGTGGCCCTCGCCGGCCTGACCGAGGCCGAGTACTTCCGCGACCAGGGTCAGGACGTGCTGCTCTTCATCGACAACATCTTCCGCTTCTCCCAGGCTGGCTCCGAGGTCTCGGCACTCCTCGGCCGCATGCCGTCGGCCGTGGGCTACCAGCCCACGCTGGCCACCGAGATGGGCGACCTTCAGGAGCGCATCGCCTCCACCAAGGAAGGGTCGATTACCTCGGTGCAGGCCGTCTACGTGCCCGCCGACGACCTCACCGACCCGGCTCCCGCCACGACCTTCACGCACCTCGACTCCACGACGGTGCTGTCGCGTTCCATCTCCGACCTGGGCATCTACCCGGCCATCGACCCACTGGGCTCCTCCTCGGACGCCCTCGACGCGACCGTCGTGGGCGAGGAGCACTACCGCGTGGCCATGGCCGTGCAGGAGGCGCTCCAGGCCTACTCCGATCTCCAGGACATCATCGCCATCCTCGGTATGGACGAGCTCTCCGAGGACCAGCGCAAGACCGTCCAGCGTGCCCGCAAGATCCAGCAGTTCCTCTCCCAGTCGTTCCACGTGGCCGAGCAGTTCACGGGCAACCCCGGGACCTACGTCCACGTGGCCGACACGGTGCGCTCCTTCGCCGCCATCGTCGACGGCGACTGCGACGACATCCCTGAGCAGTGCTTCCGCTATGCCGGCACCATCGACGAGGTGCGCAAGCGCTACGAGAAGCTGCTCAAGGACGGGCAGGCGTAA
- the atpC gene encoding ATP synthase F1 subunit epsilon has product MAKIDYQIVRPDKLMHEGEATSVVLITKSGELGVLPGHAREICALGDGIVRIMHEPDDTGATQSRVVVSGGYAEITGDMVIVLANHARDVDDIDSKVVTATRAEAEGELAKLPAGDSRRAYFDSKIVWCDLLLAEEERWGGR; this is encoded by the coding sequence ATGGCCAAGATCGATTACCAGATCGTGCGTCCGGACAAGCTCATGCACGAGGGCGAGGCCACCTCGGTCGTGCTGATCACCAAGTCGGGTGAGCTCGGCGTCCTTCCCGGTCACGCCCGCGAGATCTGCGCCCTCGGCGACGGCATCGTGCGCATCATGCACGAGCCGGACGACACGGGGGCCACGCAGAGCCGCGTGGTGGTCTCGGGCGGCTACGCCGAGATCACGGGCGACATGGTCATCGTGCTGGCTAACCATGCCCGCGACGTCGACGACATCGACTCCAAGGTGGTCACGGCCACCCGAGCCGAGGCGGAGGGGGAGCTCGCCAAGCTCCCCGCAGGCGACTCCCGCAGGGCGTACTTCGACTCCAAGATCGTTTGGTGCGATCTCCTTCTGGCGGAGGAGGAGCGCTGGGGCGGGCGCTAG
- the murA gene encoding UDP-N-acetylglucosamine 1-carboxyvinyltransferase produces the protein MDVIQIEGGYPITGEVQVEGAKNSALKLMAATLMAPGVNKLTNVPNISDVHTMGKVIECLGAKVEVLGPHDLRIDTTGVDSWVTPYQLVAKMRASTAVLGPLLARFGKAVVAMPGGCNIGARKIDMHMLGLEALGVEFKVDHGNIYASAPHGLQGTTVTLEFPSVGATENLLMASVHARGTTVIDNAAREPEIVDLANMLNEMGAKITGAGTPLVEIEGVGDLHPVTHEVVGDRIEAGTFIAMGGLVGEPVRVTGFDPQHLGLVLRKYELMGLTIEREERGCSVWRTGPIRPTDIQTLPYPGFPTDMQAQTMTLLANAEGDSIITENVFENRFMLAAELNRMGADIRIEGHHAIVHGVEGFSGAPVTSPDLRGGAALVMAGLVADGYTTVSGVHHIDRGYEGFVEKLQALGARVRRTTVPDED, from the coding sequence ATGGACGTCATCCAGATAGAGGGCGGTTACCCCATCACCGGCGAGGTGCAGGTGGAAGGGGCAAAGAACTCGGCTCTCAAGCTCATGGCCGCCACCCTCATGGCCCCCGGCGTGAACAAGCTCACGAACGTCCCGAACATCTCCGACGTCCACACCATGGGCAAGGTCATCGAGTGCCTCGGCGCCAAGGTCGAGGTCCTCGGCCCCCATGACCTCAGGATCGACACCACGGGCGTCGACTCCTGGGTGACGCCCTACCAGCTCGTGGCCAAGATGCGCGCCTCCACGGCGGTCCTCGGGCCGCTTCTCGCTCGCTTCGGCAAGGCCGTGGTGGCCATGCCCGGCGGCTGCAACATCGGTGCCCGCAAGATCGACATGCACATGCTCGGCCTCGAGGCCCTGGGCGTGGAGTTCAAGGTAGACCACGGCAACATCTACGCCAGCGCCCCGCACGGCCTCCAGGGCACCACGGTGACCCTCGAGTTCCCATCGGTGGGAGCCACCGAGAACCTGCTGATGGCGTCGGTCCACGCCAGGGGCACCACGGTCATCGACAACGCCGCCCGCGAGCCCGAGATCGTGGATCTCGCCAACATGCTCAACGAGATGGGTGCCAAGATTACCGGCGCGGGCACTCCCCTGGTGGAGATCGAGGGTGTGGGCGACCTCCATCCCGTGACCCACGAGGTCGTGGGCGACCGCATCGAGGCGGGCACCTTCATCGCCATGGGCGGGCTCGTGGGCGAGCCCGTGCGCGTCACGGGCTTCGACCCCCAGCACCTCGGCCTCGTGCTGCGCAAGTACGAGCTCATGGGCCTTACCATCGAGCGTGAGGAGCGCGGGTGCAGCGTCTGGCGCACGGGCCCCATCAGGCCCACCGACATCCAGACCCTGCCGTATCCGGGCTTCCCCACGGACATGCAGGCCCAGACCATGACGCTCCTGGCCAACGCCGAGGGCGACTCCATCATCACCGAGAACGTCTTCGAGAACCGCTTCATGCTCGCTGCCGAGCTCAACCGCATGGGTGCCGACATTCGCATCGAGGGGCACCATGCCATCGTCCACGGCGTGGAGGGCTTCTCTGGGGCACCCGTCACCTCTCCCGACCTCCGCGGCGGCGCGGCCCTCGTCATGGCCGGCCTCGTGGCCGACGGCTATACCACCGTCTCGGGCGTCCACCACATCGACCGCGGCTATGAGGGCTTCGTCGAGAAGCTCCAGGCCCTCGGGGCGCGGGTGCGCCGCACCACGGTGCCCGACGAGGACTGA
- a CDS encoding metal-dependent transcriptional regulator — MANEDYLEAVWRIMLERDDDSVRSVDVAELLGVSKASVNKAISTLKNHGYVEQNRYGRVALTEPGRRYAARLWRCHRALRAFLTGDLGVDPAVADGEACEMEHALSQDTMDRLLAYLEREGTVVDGDLDG; from the coding sequence ATGGCCAACGAGGACTACCTGGAGGCCGTCTGGCGCATCATGCTCGAGCGCGACGACGACTCCGTGCGCTCCGTGGACGTGGCCGAGCTGCTCGGCGTGTCCAAGGCCAGCGTCAACAAGGCCATCTCCACCCTCAAGAACCACGGCTACGTGGAGCAGAACCGCTACGGGCGCGTGGCCCTCACCGAGCCGGGACGCCGGTACGCGGCGCGGCTCTGGCGCTGTCACCGCGCCCTGCGGGCTTTCCTGACCGGCGACCTCGGGGTCGACCCGGCCGTGGCCGACGGCGAGGCCTGCGAGATGGAACACGCCCTCTCCCAGGACACCATGGACCGCCTCCTCGCCTACCTGGAGCGCGAGGGGACCGTCGTCGACGGTGACCTCGATGGCTGA